In the genome of Treponema pedis, one region contains:
- a CDS encoding MptD family putative ECF transporter S component has translation MKNWKIGEFVLIGLLAAIYGAVTLGIGMITAMIHPLLHLFSPAIVSVLMGTVVLFVIKKVEKFGALSLFIGVGICLFAGLSGMMYVPLILTVILTSLLAEAAAYKLHYNILAVAIGYGLIQAAYIFGGCIPVLFFLEQNMQHWKDAGMDAQTIEGFVRHSTGRFLVFGMTVSFIGGIVGVLLGKLILKKHFKDLR, from the coding sequence ATGAAAAATTGGAAAATCGGAGAATTTGTGTTAATCGGTTTATTGGCAGCCATATACGGAGCCGTTACATTGGGAATCGGAATGATTACGGCAATGATACATCCGCTTTTGCATTTATTCAGCCCTGCAATAGTATCGGTTTTGATGGGGACGGTTGTATTGTTTGTGATAAAAAAGGTAGAGAAATTCGGGGCTCTCAGTCTTTTTATCGGTGTCGGTATTTGTTTGTTCGCAGGACTATCCGGTATGATGTACGTGCCGCTTATTTTGACGGTTATACTAACGTCTTTGCTTGCGGAAGCCGCCGCATACAAGCTGCACTATAATATACTGGCTGTTGCAATCGGCTACGGACTTATTCAAGCTGCCTATATTTTCGGCGGCTGCATACCGGTACTGTTTTTTTTGGAGCAAAACATGCAACACTGGAAAGATGCCGGTATGGATGCACAAACCATTGAAGGCTTTGTACGCCACAGCACCGGCCGGTTTTTGGTATTCGGTATGACCGTGTCTTTTATCGGAGGAATAGTCGGTGTTTTGTTGGGAAAGCTCATTTTAAAAAAGCATTTTAAGGATTTACGGTAA
- a CDS encoding ABC transporter ATP-binding protein — protein MNKTDCAEYMDSILNIQNLSFKYAEAEKKTVSGISLVVKAGEVCVITGESGCGKSTLLRCINGLCSEFYSGEKTGSVFLNGTDTCTLRIADISKSAASVFQNPENQFFTLDVLSDMVFPCENFGIAPSEIKKRLDNTVRFFSLDTLIGKRFKELSGGEKQKIAVASAVMMGTSVLLMDEPSANLDYRSIDLLRDTIGMLKKRKIAIVLAEHRLFYLKDLCNTLIVMADGSIKAVYDGAALSQFKNEALHRLGLRSISLFEKSKEFLSHNTEEDTVRQTESGIPPQNGKEALFSVRNIFFAYKKEKPVLCNLNLNILSGDKIALIGKNGCGKTTLAKILCGLLKEKRGSIFFHGKKLDTKQRYAVVSCVMQNVDLQIFGSSVYEDLLWGNEMRSGIREKIPAVLKQLNLFQTAESHPQTLSAGQKQRLIIASSYILNKPIHLFDEPTAGLDYKNMQNVCSIIDKCTDNGGAAVIITHDYEFIINTCNRAVLLKDGQIAEDFPLNRTGIKKLTTVFTYHL, from the coding sequence TTGAATAAGACTGATTGCGCGGAATATATGGATAGCATTCTCAACATACAAAACCTTTCTTTTAAGTACGCGGAAGCGGAAAAGAAAACCGTAAGCGGTATTTCACTCGTCGTTAAGGCAGGGGAGGTATGTGTTATTACCGGAGAAAGCGGCTGCGGAAAATCCACGCTGCTGCGGTGTATAAACGGATTGTGCAGCGAATTTTACAGCGGTGAAAAAACCGGCAGTGTTTTTCTAAACGGTACCGATACCTGTACGTTGCGTATTGCCGATATTTCAAAATCGGCGGCAAGTGTTTTTCAAAATCCGGAAAATCAGTTTTTTACGCTCGACGTTCTTTCCGATATGGTATTCCCGTGTGAAAACTTCGGCATTGCTCCGTCTGAAATCAAAAAACGTTTGGATAATACGGTACGTTTTTTTTCTTTGGATACCCTCATCGGCAAACGGTTTAAAGAACTTTCCGGCGGAGAAAAACAAAAAATAGCCGTTGCTTCCGCTGTGATGATGGGAACCTCCGTTTTATTGATGGATGAACCGTCCGCCAATCTCGATTACCGCTCGATTGACCTTTTGAGGGATACGATCGGTATGCTTAAAAAGCGGAAGATTGCCATTGTGCTTGCAGAACACCGGCTTTTTTATCTAAAAGATTTATGCAATACGCTCATTGTAATGGCGGACGGAAGTATCAAGGCTGTATACGATGGAGCCGCTCTTTCACAGTTTAAAAATGAGGCTCTGCACCGACTTGGCTTACGCAGTATCAGTCTGTTTGAAAAAAGCAAGGAGTTTCTGTCGCACAACACGGAAGAGGATACCGTACGGCAAACCGAAAGCGGAATACCGCCGCAAAACGGTAAAGAGGCACTTTTTTCCGTACGGAATATTTTTTTTGCATATAAAAAAGAAAAACCGGTATTATGCAATCTCAATTTAAACATCTTGAGCGGAGATAAGATTGCGTTAATCGGTAAAAACGGATGCGGGAAAACAACGCTTGCCAAAATACTGTGCGGCTTACTCAAAGAAAAAAGGGGTAGTATATTTTTTCACGGTAAAAAACTCGACACAAAACAGCGGTACGCCGTCGTCAGCTGTGTAATGCAAAATGTAGATTTACAGATTTTCGGAAGCAGTGTGTACGAAGACCTTTTATGGGGAAATGAAATGCGCTCCGGTATCAGAGAAAAAATACCGGCAGTGCTCAAGCAGCTTAATCTATTTCAAACGGCGGAAAGCCATCCGCAAACCCTTTCGGCGGGACAAAAACAGCGACTCATTATCGCGTCTTCATACATTTTAAACAAACCGATACATCTTTTTGACGAACCTACTGCCGGGTTGGATTATAAAAATATGCAAAACGTGTGCAGTATTATCGACAAATGCACGGATAACGGCGGAGCTGCCGTCATCATAACCCATGATTATGAGTTTATTATCAACACCTGTAATAGGGCGGTACTGTTAAAAGACGGACAGATAGCGGAGGATTTTCCGCTTAATCGGACGGGAATTAAAAAATTGACAACGGTTTTTACATATCACCTGTAA